From Pyrenophora tritici-repentis strain M4 chromosome 1, whole genome shotgun sequence, the proteins below share one genomic window:
- a CDS encoding Idi, Isopentenyldiphosphate isomerase, translated as MSTTQTVTQQPEITAENVLRLFPEVNTTLIGGSHNSATSDNALQGYDEEQIRLMDEVCIVLDNDDVPIGSATKKLCHLMENIDKGLLHRAFSVFLFDSQNRLLLQQRATEKITFPDMWTNTCCSHPLGIPGETGVGLEESVQGVRRAAVRKLEHELGIKPEQVPIDDFKFLTRIHYKSPSDGKWGEHEIDYILFIKADVDLNVNPNEARDSRFVSQEDLRTMFKDKSLKFTPWFKLICESMLFEWWDHLDSGLEQYMGETEIRRM; from the exons CCTGAAGTAAACACAACCCTCATCGGAGGATCGCACAACTCGGCCACCAGCGACAATGCGCTCCAAGGATACGACGAGGAGCAGATCCGCCTCATGGACGAGGTCTGCATTGTGCTGGACAACGACGACGTCCCTATCGGCAGCGCGACAAAGAAACTCT GCCACTTGATGGAGAACATCGACAAGGGGCTCCTCCACCGCGCTTTCTCCGTGTTCCTATTCGACTCCCAGAACCgcctactcctccagcagcgCGCGACGGAAAAGATCACATTCCCGGACATGTGGACAAACACATGCTGCTCGCACCCGCTTGGCATACCCGGAGAGACTGGCGTAGGGCTCGAGGAGTCGGTTCAGGGTGTGCGTCGCGCCGCGGTGCGCAAGCTGGAACATGAGCTGGGCATCAAGCCTGAGCAGGTTCCCATTGACGACTTCAAGTTCCTTACGCGGATACACTACAAGTCGCCTAGTGACGGCAAGTGGGGCGAACACGAGA TCGACTACATCCTCTTCATCAAGGCCGATGTTGACCTTAATGTCAACCCCAACGAGGCCCGGGACTCGCGATTTGTTTCCCAGGAGGACCTCAGGACCATGTTCAAGGACAAGTCGCTCAAGTTCACGCCGTGGTTCAAGCTTATTTGCGAAAGCATGCTGTTCGAATGGTGGGACCACCTGGATTCTGGTCTGGAACAGTATATGGGAGAGACAGAGATTCGGCGTATGTAA
- a CDS encoding Pneumo-att-G domain containing protein has translation MVHSLSSLALLSLPTLRLALAQSISLSPGTTAPNDASDYINPSFAGFGIEPSNLFSFTGADTINQFSVQLLQNLADYAGAPPHLRIGGNTQDYMIFNNTNQQFAWLNNKNSQAQGAIAADSMIIGPNYFAAIDRFPKDSPITFGLNMAYMDSDYQDDIINMAQGAIDGLKNTKLYSFEVGNEPDLWLQNQFRAAPWNGQVYTNQWLDRCSIVYENVLKNAGLPSSFFEAPATASTIGTTFEIKQLISDGIMDGKDGNNFLATWNQHDYFYFIGVTPTPLTLNDLMDLDATNTQFAYWEKQVGIALDTKLPYVLREMSSVGPIGMPGVSDVFGASLWTLNFFLYAASIGISSVQMHMTDNSNASAWQPIPMYGRQTSFVRPQYYAHAAVAQIIGNGNGTTQISTLKTNNVGASYDGRIRSYAAYANDKLQSVTLINAKQANASVSNKGSFTFNLNLGSDNANKQVFVSYLTADGADSQTGVTWNGMSYDDVTGISSTTENTVTVATTDGSGKVGIPVRDSQAAVVNIGWQLGVNAVLKPDGTQSKKSNAASSSIGGANYAVASGVLAMLWTLIMA, from the exons ATGGTGCACTCGTTATCAAGTCTAGCACTGCTCTCGTTACCCACCTTGCGCCTCGCCCTCGCCCAGTCCATCTCGTTATCGCCAGGCACCACGGCTCCCAATGACGCCTCCGACTACATCAACCCCTCGTTTGCAGGTTTCGGCATCGAGCCCTCGAACCTGTTCTCGTTTACCGGGGCCGACACAATCAACCAGTTTTCCGTCCAGTTATTACAGAACCTCGCCGACTATGCCGGCGCCCCGCCGCATCTGCGCATTGGTGGAAACACGCAGGATTACATGATTTTCAACAATACTAACCAGCAGTTTGCTTGGTTGAACAATAAAAACTCTCAAGCTCAGGGCGCAATTGCCGCGGATTCCATGATCATCGGGCCAAACTACTTTGCCGCCATTGACAGATTTCCAAAGGACTCGCCCATTACTTTTGGTCTCAACATGGCCTACATGGACAGTGACTACCAGGACGATATTATCAACATGGCACAGGGAGCCATCGACGGCCTGAAGAACACCAAGCTCTATTCGTTCGAGGTGGGCAATGAGCCAGATCTGTGGCTCCAGAACCAATTCCGCGCGGCGCCTTGGAACGGCCAGGTGTATACGAATCAATGGCTAGACCGCTGCAGCATTGTATATGAGAACGTTTTGAAGAATGCCGGTCTGCCGTCGTCGTTTTTCGAGGCTCCCGCTACTGCTTCCACCATCGGCACAACCTTTGAGATCAAGCAGCTCATCAGCGATGGCATCATGGACGGAAAGGACGGAAACAACTTCCTGGCTACATGGAACCAGCACGACTACTTTTACT TCATTGGAGTCACACCAACACCGCTCACCCTCAACGACCTCATGGACCTCGACGCCACAAATACACAATTCGCATACTGGGAGAAGCAGGTTGGCATCGCTCTCGACACAAAACTCCCCTATGTTTTACGAGAGATGAGTTCCGTCGGACCAATCGGTATGCCTGGCGTCAGCGACGTATTCGGTGCTTCTCTCTGGACCCTGAATTTCTTCCTCTATGCAGCATCGATCGGCATCTCGTCTGTGCAGATGCACATGACAGACAACTCAAACGCCAGTGCATGGCAGCCTATTCCCATGTACGGCCGCCAGACGTCCTTTGTGCGACCGCAGTACTATGCTCATGCTGCCGTTGCACAAATCATCGGCAACGGCAACGGAACAACACAAATCTCCACGCTCAAGACGAACAATGTCGGTGCTTCATACGACGGTCGCATTCGCTCATACGCGGCATACGCGAATGACAAGCTCCAATCAGTCACCCTTATCAACGCCAAGCAGGCAAACGCCTCGGTATCCAACAAGGGCAGCTTCACATTCAACCTCAACCTCGGTTCCGACAATGCAAACAAACAAGTCTTCGTTTCCTACCTCACAGCCGATGGCGCAGACTCGCAAACGGGCGTTACCTGGAATGGAATGTCCTACGATGACGTCACAGGCATATCTTCAACTACGGAGAACACAGTCACAGTCGCCACAACTGATGGTTCCGGCAAGGTCGGTATCCCCGTTCGCGACTCACAGGCCGCGGTTGTCAACATTGGGTGGCAGCTAGGTGTCAACGCCGTCCTCAAGCCCGACGGCACGCAGTCGAAGAAAAGTAATGCTGCTTCGTCTTCCATCGGCGGTGCAAACTACGCCGTTGCAAGTGGTGTCCTGGCCATGTTGTGGACTTTGATCATGGCGTAA
- a CDS encoding oxidoreductase, 2OG-Fe(II) oxygenase family, with translation MSTVAAPLVPTTTPFVGAGLLPTVCTPYDETFDTIDLTVASPEEAYQRLSQAASTTGVALISSLPVRPPISAIQNLFARLYAERSLASRLNATYPKRGVFKDACLVPDASPEIDQKTTVDLSIGRLQSLREMDPDLVEELGEDFEDIMKFYTYIETEVLPVITRATSNISDLELELTHNGTNNHLRLIDYFPCSNPSAPRCGEHRDYNTYTIVFQDGAVGGLEFEVDGVWKSVPASVDAVISWGWCAAILTNDEVKAAKHRVLRTWPVAQRRTTAVVFVAPDLDTVLQPTSGQGTKDGKWRREVQEGCVTVGAFKEIIGKKWRRREGNEPGEVIQGAQDREIEAYLKST, from the coding sequence ATGTCAACTGTAGCAGCACCTCTTGTACCCACCACCACTCCATTCGTCGGAGCCGGACTCCTACCTACCGTCTGTACGCCCTATGATGAGACTTTCGATACCATAGACCTTACGGTCGCATCTCCTGAAGAAGCGTATCAGAGACTTTCGCAAGCGGCGAGTACGACAGGCGTGGCACTCATCTCCAGCCTACCCGTGCGTCCTCCCATCTCCGCGATACAGAATCTCTTCGCGAGGCTGTATGCAGAACGCTCATTGGCCTCGCGACTCAATGCCACTTACCCCAAACGTGGTGTTTTCAAGGACGCCTGCTTGGTACCTGATGCTTCTCCTGAGATTGACCAGAAGACGACTGTGGACCTCTCCATCGGTCGCCTACAGTCCCTGCGCGAGATGGATCCGGACCTTGTAGAAGAGCTGGGCGAAGACTTTGAAGACATCATGAAGTTCTACACATACATCGAAACCGAGGTCCTCCCTGTTATTACACGAGCTACGTCGAACATCAGTGACCTGGAGTTAGAGCTCACCCACAACGGAACCAACAACCACCTCCGCCTGATTGACTATTTTCCGTGCTCAAACCCATCTGCACCCAGGTGTGGCGAACACCGGGATTACAACACATACACCATTGTTTTCCAGGACGGCGCTGTGGGTGGTTTGGAGTTTGAGGTTGACGGTGTCTGGAAATCTGTCCCAGCAAGTGTCGATGCTGTCATCTCATGGGGTTGGTGTGCTGCTATCTTGACCAACGATGAGGTGAAGGCTGCCAAGCATCGCGTTCTAAGAACCTGGCCCGTAGCCCAGCGAAGGACTACCGCGGTTGTCTTCGTTGCACCTGATCTTGATACCGTCCTTCAGCCGACGAGTGGTCAAGGAACGAAAGATGGAAAATGGCGTCGAGAGGTCCAAGAAGGATGTGTGACTGTTGGGGCTTTCAAGGAGATCATAGGCAAGAAATGGAGGAGACGTGAGGGAAACGAACCCGGCGAAGTCATTCAAGGGGCACAAGATCGAGAGATCGAGGCGTATCTGAAGTCTACGTAA
- a CDS encoding Ank-2 domain containing protein produces the protein MTSKPASTKLFMQARKKFERECKRNSEEATVAAQRLQDKAVQKWADMKDRDTHIPDVWIRGIMLGITKFITFGDVAMQVAPQSVGLAWLGIRLTLSAIQSDFSLYGLFSTGLSDVTDIMVIMAQYEMLYNNNYDGKTETKLQASSSLTKLSDTIVDTYTAVLNFSFSVHKHLNGGTQAKIRHAVEHSFGIPKAKFQEKLDIVSKFKKEVLETSHRVFQEKSLRQSELVLSAISSIENTVSNIGDFQSTMQDLKDRTTATTKAVKEMQKELRETSTNTKAKTPWDMAVDDFKKNNEALKPLNDTSEKLGDAIDLRYPGTCQWIFEQPKYRDWQVSSKGMLCLEGSGKSVVLATVVEHLDLDVEYTSKIFYLSCGLNRDDDSSRVAPTADSICNKLLHWLYAFAKQNEQQIEVLKDCNGFFENFRTKTKEEGKDISSKMGLVGTGESGPDFVDTFSSLMQRLDVGVTIALDGLERMPLKDSENLVTRLKSLRDRMYTKASFRVIVTCGLKNRVHDMMISLNVGEFNREDMAKMLSEELKSIPGLTQSEFKEATDAIRHKAGSRFAYVRDIGIPFMREPFQRPMSDRLNALPEGMKKVYSTALQVMGPNHAELLRTALMWTLLARVDPTIELVMDTYNRKYEERVTKAEAEARSLEHLTLTGAHGLELKQLRNASGPFLRINQDTTVVLTDFDHIKEFVMKTGSSELPHSSNKETLCTSCQSSLTSTRSVEFDQKYGHLHLARICLRHLNNPVFQRKAIGQSKEDRRENGIDETDGMVEHNGDMQEVAVLTENDPTTKTQNGIMADATGLGTEMKNEDKNKLEEADEHKTVGPSPERHSDTDTDTDDFNDDKDRCIEQYPDDYGDSMNFDCSTYESRYEMQYWMYHLREAQEQWNSTERAKSQGWAEIFDELDYLTSTNVSFFNLLENNANPLSVAAKHGLTSWIQHLLVKGETHNSQEEIQSALEVAASRLNNTATLKTLLENIEEPKDVERFNGAFQKCLSVDPSFDTIKLWLDYGADPSKSKRYNGFTGFHYFAWGGTDSRVLALLLDHVTEPNINVQARDGMTPLHLLMCRQEVPKDLLKTFLDHDADINRDDSHSKRPLQLASVWGELATLRILLD, from the exons ATGACATCGAAACCTGCCAGTACAAAACTGTTCATGCAGGCTCGGAAGAAATTCGAAAGAGAATGCAAGCGGAA CTCTGAAGAGGCAACAGTGGCTGCTCAAAGACTCCAGGACAAAGCGGTACAGAAATGGGCGGATATGAAAGACCGTGACACACATATACCGGACGTATGGATCAGGGGAATCATGCTCGGCATCACCAAATTTATCACTTTCGGTGATGTCGCAATGCAAGTTGCACCCCAAAGTGTCGGTCTGGCTTGGCTTGGTATCAGGCTCACACTCTCCGCCATTCAGAGTGACTTCAGCCTCTATGGTCTATTCTCAACTGGTTTGTCGGATGTCACTGATATCATGGTCATTATGGCACAGTACGAAATGCTGTATAATAACAATTACGACGGCAAGACGGAAACCAAACTGCAAGCAAGCTCTAGCCTGACGAAACTATCCGATACCATTGTGGACACATATACAGCGGTTCTGAACTTTTCATTTTCTGTCCATAAACATTTGAACGGCGGGACACAGGCAAAAATACGCCATGCAGTTGAGCATTCCTTTGGTATTCCAAAGGCAAAGTTTCAAGAGAAGCTCGATATCGTGTCAAAGTTCAAGAAAGAGGTCCTTGAAACTAGCCATCGTGTATTCCAAGAAAAGTCATTGCGGCAATCGGAATTAGTACTCAGTGCTATCAGCAGCATAGAAAATACTGTAAGCAATATTGGAGACTTCCAGAGTACGATGCAGGACCTGAAAGATCGGACAACTGCAACCACCAAGGCCGTTAAGGAGATGCAAAAGGAATTGAGAGAAACTAGTACGAACACAAAAGCCAAAACGCCATGGGACATGGCTGTTGACGATTTCAAGAAAAACAACGAAGCACTGAAGCCGTTGAATGACACCAGCGAAAAGCTCGGTGACGCGATTGATCTGCGTTATCCTGGAACATGCCAATGGATTTTTGAGCAGCCAAAGTACCGAGATTGGCAGGTCTCAAGCAAAGGCATGCTTTGTCTCGAAG GTTCTGGAAAATCCGTTGTTCTTGCAACCGTTGTCGAACATCTCGATCTTGATGTGGAATATACCAGCAAAATATTTTATCTTTCTTGTGGACTCAACCGGGACGACGATTCAAGTCGAGTTGCCCCAACGGCTGACAGTATCTGCAATAAGCTTCTCCATTGGCTTTATGCTTTCGCAAAGCAGAATGAGCAACAAATCGAGGTCTTAAAAGACTGCAACGGATTCTTCGAGAACTTCAGAACGAAAACGAAGGAAGAGGGCAAGGATATCTCCTCGAAAATGGGCCTTGTAGGTACTGGTGAGAGTGGCCCAGATTTCGTGGATACATTTTCCTCGTTGATGCAACGACTCGATGTTGGAGTCACCATTGCTTTAGATGGGCTGGAACGCATGCCTCTTAAAGACTCAGAAAACCTGGTTACACGACTAAAAAGCCTTCGCGACCGGATGTATACCAAAGCTTCCTTCAGAGTCATCGTGACATGCGGTTTGAAAAACCGCGTCCATGATATGATGATATCACTCAATGTTGGCGAGTTTAACCGGGAGGACATGGCGAAGATGCTCTCTGAAGAACTCAAATCAATACCCGGTTTAACTCAATCTGAGTTCAAAGAAGCCACCGATGCAATTCGTCACAAAGCTGGTTCTCGATTTGCATATGTTAGAGATATCGGCATACCTTTCATGCGGGAACCCTTCCAGCGACCTATGTCAGACCGTCTAAATGCACTACCAGAGGGTATGAAAAAAGTATACAGTACGGCACTCCAAGTTATGGGACCCAACCATGCTGAGCTACTTCGCACGGCACTAATGTGGACGTTGCTAGCTCGTGTCGACCCCACAATTGAACTAGTCATGGATACATATAACAGAAAGTACGAGGAACGTGTCACCAAAGCCGAAGCAGAAGCCCGCTCTCTTGAGCATCTGACGTTAACTGGTGCTCATGGGCTAGAACTAAAACAATTACGAAACGCAAGTGGTCCTTTTCTCCGGATCAACCAAGACACTACCGTCGTCCTCACCGATTTTGACCATATCAAAGAATTCGTCATGAAAACAGGCAGCTCCGAGTTACCACACAGTTCGAACAAGGAGACATTATGTACGAGCTGTCAGTCCAGCCTGACTAGTACCCGGTCTGTAGAATTTGATCAGAAATATGGCCATCTCCATCTCGCGCGGATATGCTTGAGGCATCTGAATAATCCTGTTTTCCAAAGAAAAGCCATTGGTCAGTCAAAAGAGGACAGAAGAGAGAACGGAATTGATGAAACAGATGGCATGGTTGAACACAACGGTGATATGCAAGAGGTCGCTGTTCTTACGGAAAACGACCCGACGACAAAGACACAGAACGGCATCATGGCAGACGCTACCGGGCTTGGCACAGAGATGAAAAACGAAGACAAAAATAAGTTGGAAGAAGCGGATGAGCATAAAACTGTGGGCCCTAGCCCCGAAAGACACAGTGACACTGACACCGACACTGACGATTTCAACGACGACAAGGATCGGTGCATTGAACAATACCCTGACGATTATGGCGACAGTATGAACTTCGATTGCAGTACCTACGAGAGTCGCTACGAAATGCAATACTGGATGTACCATCTTCGCGAGGCACAAGAGCAATGGAACTCAACGGAGAGGGCAAAAAGTCAAGGCTGGGCAGAGATCTTCGATGAGCTCGACTATCTCACCTCAACCAATGTGTCCTTTTTTAACCTCTTGGAAAACAATGCCAATCCACTCAGTGTTGCCGCTAAACATGGATTAACCAGCTGGATCCAGCACTTGCTTGTGAAGGGCGAAACGCATAACAGCCAAGAAGAAATCCAAAGCGCGTTGGAGGTAGCAGCTTCTCGCCTGAACAATACTGCTACCTTGAAAACACTTCTTGAGAACATCGAAGAACCAAAGGATGTCGAACGGTTCAATGGCGCGTTCCAAAAATGCCTGTCCGTTGATCCAAGCTTCGATACGATCAAGTTATGGCTTGACTATGGTGCCGACCCGTCCAAATCTAAGAGATATAATGGTTTTACTGGCTTCCACTACTTTGCGTGGGGTGGAACCGACTCAAGAGTGCTTGCTCTCCTGTTGGATCATGTCACTGAACCAAACATCAATGTCCAAGCTCGCGACGGTATGACTCCGCTGCACCTACTAATGTGCCGACAAGAAGTCCCCAAAGATCTTTTGAAGACTTTCCTCGATCATGACGCGGATATCAACAGAGACGACTCACACTCAAAGCGCCCACTACAACTAGCTAGTGTCTGGGGTGAACTTGCAACCTTGAGGATTCTGCTCGATTAA
- a CDS encoding Arp, Ankyrin repeat protein, which produces MRDKHNRSPLFFACLGQSLDNAEVLLVTLLEMKVPVKEINQVTKRKRSVIHQAASHGFNTIIEKLIEAARAEQDLESLAINVQDSCKGMTPLHRAAVFGHVDCISSLLEAQADATIRDKNGRAALVLAYEQWTLSDSQEFEKSISLLIVADADAARADAELAAICAANGSVPLLRKLSELGADLSRQDQYSWTPQQLARKYRRTEAEEFLKLQAGEAGLLTSRWLVSPETMISDDGRTLTHRSGKRVCYSTNKPIPAWFDKFYFEVTCKSPPATTDKDRECMQPIVAIGICTIDASAINYPGWPSRTRALSAKSWRYYGDNGGLYTSEGNVGYMSKQGIPYKYGRTVGCGVDMEKGIIWFTLDGKPLHVQFENVSGRLFPMIGLRDPMILETNFRVEKLVETIGNGQGDL; this is translated from the coding sequence ATGAGAGACAAACACAATAGGAGTCCGCTTTTCTTTGCATGTCTTGGCCAATCCCTCGATAATGCAGAAGTACTACTCGTCACGCTGCTGGAGATGAAGGTGCCAGTGAAGGAGATTAACCAGGTGACCAAGAGAAAGCGCTCTGTAATTCACCAGGCTGCGTCACATGGATTCAATACTATCATTGAAAAGCTTATTGAAGCCGCAAGGGCAGAACAAGACCTCGAGAGCTTGGCAATCAACGTCCAGGATTCTTGTAAAGGGATGACGCCGCTGCACCGAGCGGCTGTTTTTGGTCATGTGGATTGTATCAGTTCATTGTTAGAAGCACAAGCAGATGCTACGATTCGCGACAAGAATGGAAGGGCTGCTCTTGTCCTTGCTTACGAACAGTGGACTCTGTCAGACAGTCAAGAGTTTGAAAAGAGTATTTCCCTCCTCATTGTAGCAGATGCCGATGCTGCACGAGCGGATGCTGAGCTGGCAGCAATTTGCGCTGCCAATGGGAGCGTACCACTTCTTCGAAAGCTCAGTGAACTGGGCGCAGACCTCAGTCGCCAAGATCAATACAGCTGGACCCCACAGCAACTAGCACGCAAATACAGGCGTACTGAGGCTGAAGAGTTTTTGAAGTTGCAAGCTGGAGAAGCAGGACTACTAACTTCTCGGTGGTTGGTCAGCCCAGAGACTATGATATCAGATGATGGAAGGACGCTGACCCATCGATCCGGCAAGCGTGTTTGTTACTCGACCAACAAGCCTATACCTGCATGGTTTGACAAATTCTACTTTGAGGTCACCTGTAAGAGCCCACCTGCTACAACAGATAAAGATCGGGAATGCATGCAACCAATTGTGGCCATCGGGATCTGTACCATCGACGCCAGTGCAATCAACTATCCAGGATGGCCTTCTCGTACCCGTGCGCTATCCGCAAAGTCATGGCGCTACTATGGTGATAATGGTGGCTTATACACATCTGAAGGCAACGTGGGTTATATGAGTAAGCAGGGAATTCCTTATAAATACGGTCGGACAGTTGGTTGCGGTGTTGATATGGAGAAGGGAATAATTTGGTTCACATTAGATGGGAAACCACTTCATGTACAGTTTGAAAATGTCTCCGGACGGTTATTTCCGATGATTGGACT